DNA from Misgurnus anguillicaudatus chromosome 13, ASM2758022v2, whole genome shotgun sequence:
GAACGGGACTCGggtcaaatatatatttatattacacTTCCAATTAAAAAAGGTTTGGTAgttaaggtagttgttatcacgctgataattgttcaattgtttattttttgtgatgtttCATTTCAGCTAGTAATCtgatgctatagaaatgggATGCATCATTATGATTGacagcatttcttttattacAACAACTGATTGGTCCAACACGGAGTGTACATTCACACTGATGGTTAACGCTCGCTGGAAGGCGTGTCTGGAGCGTGGCttacagccaatcacagtggcctaagccaatctgattggctgactcaAGCGTTTGCGCTAGAaaggttgagaaatgtttaacttctgCGGTGTGCAACACCAGTGATGTGACGCTGACGAAttcacaattcagttcggcaatgcaTGACGTGTTAATGTACCGTGAGATGTCTGTCAATTTTGATCCAGAAATAAACCTGTACATACCTGAATAAATCAAATAACCTTCATCTGCGTCTGTGACTTCTTGCTTCACTTCTATCCCACAGTCCAGCAGATTCACTGATGTCTTCTGATCTTCATTACAGACAGAAACCAGAAGATCTGTAGATGTTTGATCAGTAAAGCCACAGAGAGAGACACCAGATACATCctgaaaataacattaaaacaaacaGACTGTGATGATGTACTTTCACTACAGAATTAACACTGTGTCATTCACTGAGATTTCAACACTAAACACAAACCTCAATCATGATGACAAAGagtgtttaagtgttttaatttatacaaaCCTTTGTGTTGAGTTCATCTCTCTGTCTGAGCTTTGactccagtaacgccacctctttcttcagctgagagatttctgtcatcaaatcatcaatatccagcatggacagatcagttcctactgatttacagcacatcacatccatcTGATCTCTCATGATGAACATCTGAACACAAAAACATCACTATTATAATATTCACAAAAAAACATCTTTCAATAGGATTATAAACGACTGCAGCTTTGATAAATCAAGAAACAAAACCTTTCTGACTACAGAAATGAAATTCTAGAAAGTGTCTGGTAAAACACCCAGCAATTTACAGTAAGGGAGAATAACACTTAGTTTACCACAAAAATGATAACACAAACATTATATTCATACAAATATTGAAAAGCATAAACAACACAAAACTTACTGCTGCTCGAATTTTAACTGAGAGCTTCGcttctcttcttcttcttctgttgTTTTATGTAACACGCGGTGAGTTTGCGCCATCTGCTGGACGGGAGGTTGACGAGCTGTCACCAGTCATTTgccatttattcatttaaaggaGAAACTGTTCACAAAGTTTGTGTTTTAGTTATCTGTGCAGTCAGGTGAATAATTGAAGAGCACAGGATTCACGCGATTTACATGTGATATTCTGCACTTGCATGGCTACAGCACCTCaggtatttaaaatgtttttataagcaAGTAATAAACAGTAAATATGACTGATCGTTTTATCGTTAAATTTACCATTTATTTTATCTTAAAAACCGTTTTCTCAAAATTTCGTGTCTTTAACGATTTGTActcaatttatttgaaatatttataaatattcataaataaCAAATTGAGGTCAAATCacagaaaatattttattctgAATAGCCTATAAGTCATTGCAGTAGCCTAAGTTATGCTTTGAATTATTAGTGGTTTcagttgttttatttacatttatgtccCAAAAAATGGACACATTACTTGTATTAATACCTTTTAAAACTTTCATTAATAAAAGTCAGACTTTTTAACatgtatataatttattatataaaataaaacaattattctGAATgtcccaggtgaaaaagaagtacacttccataatgTACTtgaagtgctctattttcattCACTCATTTTGTACTTTATATGCTAAAAATTTTCTTTTATACTTCGAAGATAATCTTAAAACATCTAAGTGTACTCATCCatgctattttgagacaacaaGAAACCATGAATATGGactaaaatgtacttttaacatactatatatttggaaaataggctcattttccagctctcctagattCAAAcactttttaccattttggaatccattcagccgatcctCAGGTCCGGCAGTACCACCCCcagcatagctcagcacaaCTCATCGAgctgatgctaatggtctaatcagattcaatagttTACGCTAAACtacgctaaaagtggtagcgccagacccggagatcggctgaatggattccaaaactgtaaatatcaaacgtttaactctaggggagctggaaaataagccaattaaaataaaaagatgagtgtccctttaaatatgtattaggttaccacttgtagtaaacttgaacccatctttcatacaaagatgggttcaagtttactacaagtggtaccaaaataaatattataaatacatttttagcacattttaattcataattatggtgtctcaaaatagcacttTGATGTTCTTAAAATTATTCTAAGAAGGACGAAAGAAtaattttagtatattaagcaCAAAATGAGTGCACAAAATAGAGCATATTGAAAAGGTTCAATATTGAAGACATCTGGTGCCACACTGGAATCAGCTAATTATCCCAAAACACCTGCTAAGGCAtttaaatggtctctcagtctagttctgtaggctacacGATTATGGGGAAGACTGCTTacttgacagttgtccaaaagacgaccattgacaccttgcacaaggagggcaaAACAtaaaaggtcattgcaaaagagactggctgttcacagagctctgtgtccaagcacattaatagagaggcgaagggaaggaaaagatgtggtagcaaaaagtgtacaagcaatatGGAAAACCgcaccctggagaggattgtgaaacaaaacccattcaaaacTGTGGGGGAGATTCAAAAAGAGTGGACTGCAGCTGGAGTCAGTGCTTTAAGAACCACTATGCACAGACGTATGCAAGACATGTGTTTCAGCTGTCGCATTCACTCATAGTTGTCAgtcataatcatcaaaattaaaagaaataaacatttgaatcatattaaaaattatttgcattgagcccagtttgtttgtttgctctAACTATTTGATGGTTTAATAGACTTAATAATTGTAGGGTTtctgacccccccccccaaaaaaaaggGTCTGGGACCACCCTGATGTGTTTTCTTATAAATGAGCATTTCTATCAGacttttaatggattctgccaacaaaccagtatttctgaatgactgAGGCAGGGATTAAGCAAATTTGAAGCagaagtatttgatgaacgtataatacatGCCAAGAGctttcggttaatatcattaactCTTTGACCGAGGTGGCGTTTAgtggttttgcatctgaactcttcaagTGTGAAAATCAGCATAGTAGGGGCTTTTTAAGGCCTTTCTTTAGTGTGAATTTTCATGTGCTTGTTAAGTtcaaacttaaaaataaaacactttccacactgatcacatctGTGAAGCTTTTCTCCAGTATGAAATCTTGTGTGAACCTTAAGCTGGACTTTATTCTTGAAGGTCTTTTCACACTGATCACAGCTGTAAGGTTTATCTCTAGTGTGAATTTTCATGTGCTTTTTCAGGTCAGACTTACGAGTGAAAGGTTTTCTACACTGATCACATCTAAGCTGTTCTCCATTGTGGGTTCTTATGTGCTCATTAAGGTCACAACTTCTGTTGTAggtctttccacactgatcacatctgtaaggtttttctccagtgtgaattgtCTTGTGAACATTAAGGGAAGACTTGCGAGTAAAGGTTTTTCCACACTGTTCACAtctgtaaggtttttctccagtgtgaattttcATATGCTTTTTCAGGTCAGACTTGCGAGTGAAGGTttttccacactgatcacatctgtaaggtttttctccggTGTGGGTTCTTGTGTGGTCATTAAGTTGCCATTTATTCATGTAACGTTTACCACACTGATCACATCTGTAGGGTTTTTCTCCGGTGTGGGTTTTTGTGTGGTCATTAAGGTGCCATTTATTCATGAAAGTTTTACCACACTGATCACAGCTGTAAGGTCTTTCTCCAGTGTGGGTTTTTATGTGCTCATTAAGTTTATATTTCTTAGTGAAGGTCTTTCCGCACTGAGGGCAAATAAGAGCATCATTGGCTgttgaatttttctttttttttcttttaggtGACAAATTCCTTTCAGTAATCGAGCAGCTCAGAGATTCTTCCTTGGGTATCAAATAATGAGGTTTCTCTTTAATTTCATTGAGTTGTAAAATTTCCTCCTTTACCGCTTTCTGATCTAAAATGAACAGAAAAAAAGAGAACTTCTTGTGTCTTTGTCATTACTGGTAATACTGTTCATACTTTAGTGAATCAAATCACCTTGATCTGTCTGTCttgcatttgttttttcttcttttggCTCCATCAAGTCTGaaacaaacagataaaaaaTCTTATGAACAATATGAGACTTTTGAACTGCAATTGTAGTGTTCCTGTTTTTTATGTCAAAACTGGCAAACTTTAAGGGAAGACGCATACAGTTTTTTTTCCAGCATTGAACATTTTTTGCCACCACCAAAATAATGTTTGACTAGTGttctttttcaaatgcatgtaataattaatgactcaaactaacagtgatttcagattgataaggacttaacattactgatcaaaagccgtagtacatgaaatagctgtgaatgtgcgattcagaatagttttCGGACacatattattagtgtatatcggccAGTGTTTCCCCTACCATTATATAAGGGGGGCGCCCTTATTGTTTCCCACACACAAGCGCGCATTCTCTCACTCTCTATCATGCTGTATATGCCCGCGCACATGTTTTGTATTAACATTGTGTAACAGTAACAGTGTATGCTGTCATATTTCTCAGGCATGTGATTGGCTAAGGACAAAAACCAGGAAAATATATTGagaccccccccacacacacacacacgccaaTCAAACTGGTGAGATCTCATTTTCGGGGATGAAAATTTTCTCAGTCTCCTGTGTTATCTGGATGACTTGATCGTCTTTGGGCCTGATGAGAAAACCGCACTAGATCGCTTGGAAATGGTGTTCGGCAGACTCCGCAAATACAATCTCAAGCTGGCTCCAAAAAAATGTTACCTGCTGAGGAAGTCAGTGAAGTTCCTTGGGCATGTTATCGACCAAACAGGGATCTCCACAGATCCAAGTAAAGTTGAAAGCATTACTAAACTGAGCAGTGTGGACTTAATGGAGCCAGATGGCTTAACCCCTTCCCAGAAAAAAATAAGATCGTTCTTGGGAATGGTGAATTACTACCAGCACTTCATTCCAAACTATTCTGCAACAGCCAAGCCACTTTTCAGTCTTCTGAAGGGTCAGAAAACTAAGACAAAGCGCCTGAAGAAGCCAAATCAAATTTGTCAAAACCGAAAGTTGAAGCCCAGTGATTGGACACAAATCCAAGATCAGGCGGTTGAGAGGTTAAAAACATCATTGGTTGAGAGTGCTGTCCTTGCCCACCCGGATTTTAACCGTCCATTCATACTGGCAACGGATGCCTCTCTAGATGGTATTGGGGCTGTGCTCTCACAAGTCCCGGAAGGGGAAACAAAAGCCAGGCCTGTAGCCTTCGCCAGTAAGTCCCTTAGCCGTTCACAGCTAAATTACCCAGTACATCGATTGGAGTTCTTGGCCTTGAAATGGTCAGTATGTGATAAATTTAGTCATTGGCTCAAAGGACATGAATTCACCGTCTTGACTGACAATAATCCTTTGGCCCACATACTTACCAAACCCAAGCTGGATTGCTGTGAACAACGTTGGGTGGCAAAATTGGCTAGCTACAACTTCAGTATAAAGTATGTGCCTGGTCCCCAAAACACAGTCGCTGATGCCTTAAGCCGGGTTCCTTTTGTCAAAACGGATGTCACACAGAGATTACTCATGGAGCCATACAGAGCTCTTCTGACCGATTCAAAAGGGATGTCTACTGGATCAGTGCAGGAGGCCTTTAAACGTTCGTGTGATTTGGATAGGAGACAGAGAGTCCTTATTTCGGACTTGCCATGCGAGTACGAAGGTCAGCAAAATCTTCTGACTATCCCAGAAGTAGACGTCTCTGCTGTATTGAACTCACATGTTGAGTGGAACGTCGGTCCCAGGATGCGAGCTATGTCAGTCATTGACCACTTACCTCAGATGATGTCTGTAGGACAGGATACATTACCAGCTTACTCAGAACAGGACCTACGAGAGAAACAGCTCAATGATAGGATTCTGTCTCGAGTCGTGTATTATGTTGAACGTCAACGTAGACCTTCGAGGAGAGAAAGAGCACAAGAATCAGCAGTTGTCATGCGGTATCTAAAACACTGGGAGAAACTTGTCATCAGAAATGGCATCTTGTACAGAGTGTCTCGTGACAAGCTATCGAGGATAAAACACCATCAGTTCATAGTCCCAGAGTCTTTGGTGACTGAGATCTTGAGAGGAATTCATGACAGTTGTGGTCATCAGGGTCAGTCACGGAGCGTTAATCTTACAAGACACCGCTTCTTTTGGCTGAACATGGATCATGATGTGAGAGATTATGTGCGCAAATGTCATCGCTGCACCGTAAGCAAGACAACAGATCCTTCTGGTAGAGCTCCCCTAGAGAGTATTTTAACAAGTAGACCACTGGAGCTTGTGTGCATAGACTTTTGGTCTGCAGAGGACTCCACAAAGAAGTCTGTTGACGTCTTGGTGATGACTGATCATTTTACGAGGTTAGCACAAGCCTTCGTGTGTAGGGATCAGTCTGCTAAACAGGTCGCCAGAGTTCTGTGGGACAAGTATTTCTGCATTTATGGTCTCCCAGAACGAATTCATAGTGATCAGGGTCCGAGCTTTGAAAGCAGACTAATACGGGAGCTTCTAAGGGTCTCTGGAGTGAAAAAGTCACGCACAACGCCGTATCACCCGATGGGTAATGGAAGTGTGGAACGCTTTAACAGAACTCTCGGAAATATGATACGAGCTCTGTCTCCAGATATAAAGAGGGACTGGCCTAGACGGTTACAGACACTTACTTTTCTGTACAATTGCACAACCCATGAGACGACAGGTTATGCCCCATTTTACTTGATGTTTGGGCGTGTGCCCCGCCTGCCCATCGACGTTCTTTTTCGCTCTGTTCTGAGCGATTCAGACATAACCTGCTGTGACAGGTTTGTGTCTAATTTGACCAAAGATCTGAAAGAAGCATTGCAGATCGCACAAGAACATGCAACAAAGGAGCAGAAAAGACATGCAGAGTTGTATAACCGAAGAGTGAAAGGAATGGTCATTGAGATAGGTGATCAGGTGCTCCTTGCAAATAAAACTGAAAGAGGTAAAAAGAAAGTCGCTGACAGATGGGAGTCGACAGTCTACACTGTGGTAGATTGTAAGCCAGATACTCACACTTACAAGATCTGTAACCCAGCCACAGGTCAGGAAAAAGTTGTTCATCGGAACCTGTTGATGTTAGTGAACTTCTTACCAGTGAACATGGAGACTTCCCTGTCTGATCAGTTTTCAGACATATCCAACTCTTGTTCGAGATCGCATTCCATTCAGTCACTGAGTGAAGTAGAGGTTGAGCCCTTAGAAGGAGATACGGACGTGTCTAAGCACAAAGAGGACAGTTGCAGTAGTGTTGCAGTTGATGGTTCTATGAGGACGAGGGGCAAGTCATTACCCACATGTGAGAGTGCTAATATTGGCAATGTGGATGACTTTGTATCAGTTCAGGAATCTGATTGTAGGACCAGGACCATAAGTTGGGTCTCTGAGTTACCTGTAAGATCTGTCCCAGATGAGTCTGAACAAATCCCAGCTGAAGTTCAGGTAGACCCTCCAGCTAATGTCACTCCTGCTGTACCAGAATGTCACACACCTGAAGGGTCAAGTGCTACAAGGGAGCTTGTTTCTGGTGACAATGCAAGCAGCAGTTCAGATTCACATACGATGAACAGTGAGACAGTCCTGTCTACCCTACCTCGTTCACAGACTTTTACCGACACAATTGTGAATAACACTGAGAATGAACCACAGCATTCTAGTTCGATCACGCAGGTCAGATCACGTTTTGGCCGTATCATTAGACCTGTTGACAGATTAATACATATTATGTCAGTACAGGTTATGGCTCAAGATACAAAACACAATGTTCAAGCTGTTTATAAATCAGTACGTAAAGTTTTCTCTGGTTAAGACGCCATTTGTAATGTGCAATGgtatgttgaaatgtttttacttGTTGGTGTTAAACAATAGTACTGAAGGAACATACCTGATGAATAGGTGGCCTTACAAACTCTGATGGAATTATATGCCTTTGTCTTTTTGTTTGAGCAAGGTAATGATCAAATGTGTATGGGAAATATTGTGGAATGTATGTAGATGTTCTACTGTCAGTAGCTGTTGGGAGAGCTTAGCGCTACTCTCTCATCACTTCATCCTTATGGGATAATAGTATTTTTGACGCTCCTTTAACAGGATATTGTtcccattttgaatttttttttcccCCCGCAAGTTTATGATCTGTTGGTGATActccacctgccataccattaTTTTATGTAATTCAGTGGGGGTGGATGTAACATGGTGAAAAAGAACATTTAAGTTAAAGAGTTTAGATGTGTGAATTCCATAAAATAAGGCATTATAATGGTTTGTGTGCTCAGAGGCTCCCCTCCTGTGGCCAGTGACGGTACTGCATATATTGTATTTTGTCCCTCTTTGCTTCCCTTACCGTAGCAGATTTGAGAATCTTTGCTGCGGGTAGGTATGATTTTCAGGGCTCCAACTCATAATGAAATAATTGTGGAAATAATGTGGTTTTTGTGAACATCCTCGATGTGATTGATCATACACATGTATATGAACATATacttaatagatttattttgttaaaatagtTATTAGGGTGGAAATGTATTGAACCTCATTGTGTGTCACATGTGTAGGCCTCATCTGTGTTTAAAGATATATTGAACAATTATAATATGAGTTGAGTGAATGTGAACTCTCTATCTTCTAGCTTTTATAATGTCTGCAGTACTCAGGTCACCAGCCGGTTttgatttatatttcatttttctaATACGGATAGTAAAGCAGGACCCATAACAACTTATttgaaacaaaaaaacacattttaatttactttacaGCTTTTTTGTACAGCATGACACATAACAACTTATTTGGTGGATGTGTAACAGTGGGAACCAAAAGCAAATGTCTTGTCCACTGATCCATCACCACCTCTCTCTATAACAACAATGGCTTATAAAGAACGAATAAATcttacaaagattttttttccatatCCACTTAGGTTTCTCAGCTTGCACTCTAGCATTTGTGTGATCCAGGTAACGTTAGCTTTGCATAAAAAATGGTTATCATTCGCATGgctacttttacttttatactttaagtaaATTTCCAAGCCTGTACTTtggtacttttacttgagtaaagaaGTTAAATCAGTACTTCTACTTTTACCAGAgtatttttaatacaaatatctGTAAAAATGTTCTACACAGGACCTTCAGTTATAATAAAGTGTCTTAAAGGTCTCTTTTCCTAATTTTAGACCCCTGTAGATGAGTAACTTTGTTAGCtgttaaacataaacaataGAAGGTTCACACTACTAAATAAAAGTAATTGTACAAAAAAGTACAAGTGCGATTATTTTTATCAAACTGGTCAACCTTAAAACTTTAAACACACGAAACCTTTGAAACAAACAATGATacagaggccgtttctcaatcctaaggctgcagccttccggaggtcgcatttctaagatgcatacgtcatcaagattcacaatattaacaattataaagattactattattcttagttaatcgtaaattgttgtaatatgtttatgacttctgaatgtaatgctcagttaggTTAAACCAGgctcgatgacgtatgcagcctgcatatgagACCCTTCGGAGGCTGctgccttccgattgagaaacgttCAGAGGTAActtatttccttgcctttttttCGGAaccaatattgttgcatcgtcccTCTCTCagtcgccaccaggattttctgcaatggcgctcgtttttcctctcatTTCTGTGAAAATTGCCACTTCAAATCcaccaagtaaaccgatgtgtaTATGTTTGCCGCTTTGTTTcgcgtcacgcgagtgacagccaAACGTCGCATCGCAAATGAGGAGAAGAGAGGAGagtgcaacaaatggatatagggtgtcaaactcatagatttgcatcatTTAAAGTTCAGACGCtccttttaaaatattttgggtcAACCTCTGGTACAcatttaaagctgaaacttatcgAACCCTATGAGAATGTCactgaaacacaccagtggctttgctgatTCAAAGTAAATCAGAAGCGTTAATGCTGACGCCCCGTGTTAATGAACCATGCAATGTCAATTTTGACACAGGAAAATCCCTGTACATACCTGAATAAATCAAATCGCCTTGACCTGCTTCTGTGTCTTCTTGTTTCACTTTTATCTCACAGTCCAGCAGATTCACTGATGTCTTCTGGTCTTCAttacaaacagaaaccagaagATCTGTAGATGTTTGATCAGTAAAGCCACAGAGAGAGACACCAGATACATCCTGGAAATAACATTATAACAAACAGACTGTGATGATGTACTTTCACTACAGCAtcaacactgaacacacaaACCTTAATAATGATGACAGAGagtgtttaagtgttttttatACAAACCTTTGTGTTGAGTTCATCTCTCTGTCTGAGCTTTGactccagtaacgccacctctttcttcagctgagagatttctgtcatcaaatcatcaatatccagcatggacagatcagttcctactgatttacagcacatcacatccatcTGATCTCTCATGATGAACATCTgaacacaaaacaacatcacCATTATAATATTGacacaaaaacatcatttcAATAAACGACTGCAGCTTTGTTAAATCAAGAAACAGAACCTTACTGACTACAGAAATACAATTCTAGAAACTGTCTGGTAAAACACAGCAATTTACAGTAAGGTAGAATAACACTTAGTTTACCACAAAAAAAGATAACACAAACATTacattcatacaaatattaaaaagcatAAACAACACAAGACTTACTGCTGCTTGAATTGTGAGTGTGAGCTTCTCTTCATCTGTTGTTTTATGTAACAAGCGGTGAGTTTGCGCCATCTGCTGGACGGGAGCGTGACGCAACAGCTGCTTGACAACAGTCATTTACCATAGTTACACACACATCCCTACGATTTACCCATAGACTGTACAAAAAGGGATTTACCACAGTTATCATATGGAGGCAACCAGGAGAAGTATCCAACactgtatatttatttaaagagaaACCGTTAACAGAGTTTGTGTTTTAGTTAAAAGTTCAGTCAGGTGAATAAATGAAGAGCACATGCAGGATTCGCGCGGTTTACATGTGAAATCTGCACGTGCACGTCTACAGCACACCAGGAGGcataaaacagaaaaatcttaactttaaaatcttatcttaactgTTTAGTTACCATAGTAATTTTAGTTAGGACCTCATTTAAGACAAGCTATTAATCCCCAAGTGCATTATCTTAACTGCAGATAGGAAAGTGGTATTACAGAAGCAACTTGACAAAACATCCTAAAACTTCTAAGCGCATTCACACCCGTCTTGTTTGTTTCAATTGAATCGAACTCAAGTTTGTTTCATAGCATACAGTAATTTCTAAGCatatttacgttggagacgtaAACTTGCCTCATCGTTTACTTTTGCATTTCGTTAACATGTAGcctactaatacacacttacacaccaaataaaatgtaaaatcttgAATCGGatcatagttgctctttaaagtgttttaataataaagtaataaacagTAAATATGACTGCCCATTTCATTGTTAGATTGACAAAGTTATTTTTAGCTTATTCCTTTAATTGTTTGgttaaaattttgtttctttaatgATTTTACTCAATTTATTGGACATTTCTTcatgattaaaaaaattgcagtcaaaccacagaaaacattttattCTAAATATATGTATGTCCTTAAAATGCAAAAAGTTATGCTTTTAGTTATTAGTAGATTTTATCATTGAATTGAGTGGTttccgttttattttattttcatttacgTTACATAAATATGGGCACACATCGATTCGATCCATACCCCAGTACCCAAgttcattttttatattgtaacacattttagttcattCTTCTGGTGTCTCAAAATGGTATAGATTTAGTGCCTGAAAATAGAGCAATTTTATTTTGGTCTTCACCTGCATGtttcataat
Protein-coding regions in this window:
- the LOC129430944 gene encoding uncharacterized protein, with amino-acid sequence MRLPLKFASFDIKNRNTTIAVQKSHIVHKIFYLFVSDLMEPKEEKTNARQTDQDQKAVKEEILQLNEIKEKPHYLIPKEESLSCSITERNLSPKRKKKKNSTANDALICPQCGKTFTKKYKLNEHIKTHTGERPYSCDQCGKTFMNKWHLNDHTKTHTGEKPYRCDQCGKRYMNKWQLNDHTRTHTGEKPYRCDQCGKTFTRKSDLKKHMKIHTGEKPYRCEQCGKTFTRKSSLNVHKTIHTGEKPYRCDQCGKTYNRSCDLNEHIRTHNGEQLRCDQCRKPFTRKSDLKKHMKIHTRDKPYSCDQCEKTFKNKVQLKVHTRFHTGEKLHRCDQCGKCFIFKFELNKHMKIHTKERP